One genomic window of Vulpes vulpes isolate BD-2025 chromosome 11, VulVul3, whole genome shotgun sequence includes the following:
- the E2F8 gene encoding transcription factor E2F8 isoform X3 yields the protein MENEKENLFFEPHKRGLMKTPLKESTAANIVLPDIQPDLGPLTTPTKPKEISQGEPWTPTANLKMLISAVSPEIRNRDQKRGLFDSRNGLPEAKDCLHEHLSGDEYEKSQPSRKEKSLGLLCHKFLARYPNYPNPAVNNDICLDEVAEELNVERRRIYDIVNVLESLHMVSRLAKNRYTWHGRHNLNKTLGTLKSVGEENKYAEQIMMIKKKEYEQEFDFSKTYGIEDHIIKSNTGQNGHPDMCFVELPGVEFRAASVNSRKDKSLRVMSQKFVMLFLVSTPQIVSLEIAAKILIGEDHVEDLDRSKFKKERGRKPAFKWTGPEISPSPSGRGPVLPLPCSDLEAKRPSKDNCAKNLFSTRGKPNFTRHPSLIKLVKSIESDRRKINSAPSSPIKTNKAESSQNSAPFPSKMAQLAAICKMQLEEQSSEPRKKVKVQLARSGHCKPVAPLDTPANAELELTAPSLIQPLGVVPLLPSPLSPAVPVILPQAPSGPSYAIYLQPAQAQTMTPPQGLSPTVCPTPSSKATRSKDATDATSEKAASDVAKASASTRPGSLLPVPERPGAKTRDKEPAGERGSKRASTLEDGGSKKKFKEDLKGLENVSATLFPSGYLIPLTQCSSLGAESILSSKENSSTLSPNHRIYSSPITGVIPVTSSELTAVNFPSFHVTPLKLMVSPTSVAAVPVGNSPALAGSHPVPGQTPSSAIVNFTLQHLGLLSPSMQVSASPGAVPVSPRLEGISVMPESAGTQQGRATRYDSPVPGQNQPNGQSVAVTGSQQPVPMTPKGSQSVAESFFRTPGGPVKPTGPSCMDFDGAKKTSVGALFVPQRKLEVSTEDVH from the exons ATGGAGAATGAAAAG GAAAATCTCTTTTTTGAGCCACATAAAAGAGGACTAATGAAAACACCCCTGAAAGAATCCACTGCAGCAAATATAGTGTTGCCAGACATCCAGCCCGACTTGGGCCCTTTGACCACACCCACCAAACCCAAGGAAATCTCCCAGGGAGAACCGTGGACACCAACAGCCAACCTGAAAATGCTCATCAGTGCCGTGAGCCCCGAGATACGAAACAGAGATCAGAAAAGGGGGTTGTTTGACAGCAGAAATGGATTACCTGAGGCCAAAGATTGTTTACAT GAACACTTATCCGGAGATGAATATGAGAAATCCCAACCAAGTCGAAAAGAGAAGAGTTTAGGATTGTTGTGTCATAAGTTCTTAGCACGATATCCTAACTATCCCAACCCTGCTGTGAATAATGACATCTGCCTTGACGAAGTCGCCGAGGAACTTA ATGTTGAGCGGCGACGCATTTACGATATTGTGAACGTCCTAGAGAGCTTACACATGGTGAGCCGCCTCGCCAAAAACAGGTACACCTGGCACGGGCGACATAACCTCAACAAAACCCTGGGGACTCTGAAAAGCGTCGGGGAGGAGAACAAGTATGCGGAGCAGATTATGAtgatcaaaaagaaagaatatgaacaaGAGTTTGACTTTAGTAAGACTTACGGTATAGAGGATCATATCATCAAATCAAACACTGGCCAGAATGGACACCCAGACATGTGTTTTGTCGAACTCCCTGGAGTGGAATTTCGGGCAG CTTCTGTAAACAGCCGCAAAGATAAGTCTTTAAGAGTGATGAGCCAGAAATTTGTGATGCTGTTTTTGGTGTCAACGCCTCAGATAGTAAGCCTAGAAATCGCTGCCAAGATTTTAATTGGGGAAGACCACGTGGAAGATCTGGATAGAAGCAAGTTTAAAA AAGAAAGAGGCCGAAAACCAGCTTTTAAATGGACAGGCCCAGAGATCAGTCCAAGTCCCAGTG GCCGGGGCCCagtcctccctctcccctgctccgaTCTGGAGGCGAAGCGTCCTTCGAAAGACAACTGTGCCAAAAACCTCTTCTCCACGCGTGGGAAACCCAACTTCACTCGACACCCATCTCTTATTAAACTGGTAAAGAGCATCGAAAGTGACCGGAGAAAGATCAATtctgcccccagcagccccatCAAGACCAACAAAG CTGAGAGTTCTCAGAATTCAGCACCCTTCCCAAGTAAAATGGCTCAACTCGCAGCTATTTGCAAAATGCAGTTAGAAGAGCAATCAAG TGAACCCAGAAAGAAAGTGAAGGTCCAGCTGGCAAGATCTGGGCACTGCAAACCTGTGGCCCCTCTGGACACCCCAGCAAATGCTGAGCTGGAACTGACGGCACCGTCCCTCATCCAGCCTCTGGGGGtggtccccctcctccccagccccttgtCACCTGCGGTGCCGGTGATCCTACCTCAGGCCCCTTCAGGCCCGTCCTATGCCATCTACCTGCAGCCTGCCCAAGCCCAGACCATGACGCCACCCCAAGGCCTGAGCCCCACAGTCTGCCCCACTCCCTCTTCTAAAGCTACACGATCAAAAGATGCCACAGATGCCACCTCCGAGAAGGCAGCGAGTGATGTCGCCAAGGCCAGTGCGTCCACCAGGCCCGGAAGCTTGCTGCCAGTGCCGGAGAGACCAGGTGCCAAGACCCGAGACAAGGAGCCAGCTGGAGAAAGAGGCTCAAAGAGGGCAAGCACGCTCGAGGACGGTGGttccaaaaagaaatttaaagaggaCCTAAAAGGACTTGAAAATGTCTCCGCG ACCCTGTTTCCATCAGGATACCTAATCCCTctcacccagtgctcgtccctgGGGGCAGAGTCCATTCTGTCTAGTAAAGAAAACTCCAGTACACTTTCCCCAAACCACAGGATCTACAGCTCCCCCATCACAG GTGTTATTCCAGTGACGTCATCCGAACTCACTGCTGTTAATTTTCCCTCTTTTCATGTAACACCTTTGAAGCTAATGGTCTCACCAACTTCGGTGGCAGCTGTGCCTGTCGGGAACAGCCCGGCTCTCGCTGGGAGCCACCCTGTTCCCGGCCAGACCCCAAGCTCAGCCATTGTAAACTTCACACTGCAGCACTTGGGACTCCTCTCCCCCAGTATGCAGGTGTCCGCCAGCCCTGGAGCTGTTCCCGTGTCTCCAAGACTAGAGGGCATTAGTGTCATGCCGGAAAGTGCAGGCACTCAGCAAGGAAGGGCCACCAGGTACGACTCGCCAGTGCCAGGCCAGAACCAACCAAATGGACAATCAGTTGCTGTGACGGGTTCACAACAG CCGGTTCCAATGACACCCAAAGGGTCACAGTCAGTGGCCGAAAGTTTCTTCCGGACCCCGGGTGGACCAGTGAAGCCGACAGGCCCATCCTGCATGGATTTCGATGGTGCTAAGAAAACCTCTGTAGGAGCTCTCTTTGTCCCACAGAGAAAACTGGAAGTCTCAACAGAGGATGTCCATTAA
- the E2F8 gene encoding transcription factor E2F8 isoform X1, whose protein sequence is MENEKENLFFEPHKRGLMKTPLKESTAANIVLPDIQPDLGPLTTPTKPKEISQGEPWTPTANLKMLISAVSPEIRNRDQKRGLFDSRNGLPEAKDCLHEHLSGDEYEKSQPSRKEKSLGLLCHKFLARYPNYPNPAVNNDICLDEVAEELNVERRRIYDIVNVLESLHMVSRLAKNRYTWHGRHNLNKTLGTLKSVGEENKYAEQIMMIKKKEYEQEFDFSKTYGIEDHIIKSNTGQNGHPDMCFVELPGVEFRAASVNSRKDKSLRVMSQKFVMLFLVSTPQIVSLEIAAKILIGEDHVEDLDRSKFKTKIRRLYDIANVLSSLNLIKKVHVTEERGRKPAFKWTGPEISPSPSGRGPVLPLPCSDLEAKRPSKDNCAKNLFSTRGKPNFTRHPSLIKLVKSIESDRRKINSAPSSPIKTNKAESSQNSAPFPSKMAQLAAICKMQLEEQSSEPRKKVKVQLARSGHCKPVAPLDTPANAELELTAPSLIQPLGVVPLLPSPLSPAVPVILPQAPSGPSYAIYLQPAQAQTMTPPQGLSPTVCPTPSSKATRSKDATDATSEKAASDVAKASASTRPGSLLPVPERPGAKTRDKEPAGERGSKRASTLEDGGSKKKFKEDLKGLENVSATLFPSGYLIPLTQCSSLGAESILSSKENSSTLSPNHRIYSSPITGVIPVTSSELTAVNFPSFHVTPLKLMVSPTSVAAVPVGNSPALAGSHPVPGQTPSSAIVNFTLQHLGLLSPSMQVSASPGAVPVSPRLEGISVMPESAGTQQGRATRYDSPVPGQNQPNGQSVAVTGSQQPVPMTPKGSQSVAESFFRTPGGPVKPTGPSCMDFDGAKKTSVGALFVPQRKLEVSTEDVH, encoded by the exons ATGGAGAATGAAAAG GAAAATCTCTTTTTTGAGCCACATAAAAGAGGACTAATGAAAACACCCCTGAAAGAATCCACTGCAGCAAATATAGTGTTGCCAGACATCCAGCCCGACTTGGGCCCTTTGACCACACCCACCAAACCCAAGGAAATCTCCCAGGGAGAACCGTGGACACCAACAGCCAACCTGAAAATGCTCATCAGTGCCGTGAGCCCCGAGATACGAAACAGAGATCAGAAAAGGGGGTTGTTTGACAGCAGAAATGGATTACCTGAGGCCAAAGATTGTTTACAT GAACACTTATCCGGAGATGAATATGAGAAATCCCAACCAAGTCGAAAAGAGAAGAGTTTAGGATTGTTGTGTCATAAGTTCTTAGCACGATATCCTAACTATCCCAACCCTGCTGTGAATAATGACATCTGCCTTGACGAAGTCGCCGAGGAACTTA ATGTTGAGCGGCGACGCATTTACGATATTGTGAACGTCCTAGAGAGCTTACACATGGTGAGCCGCCTCGCCAAAAACAGGTACACCTGGCACGGGCGACATAACCTCAACAAAACCCTGGGGACTCTGAAAAGCGTCGGGGAGGAGAACAAGTATGCGGAGCAGATTATGAtgatcaaaaagaaagaatatgaacaaGAGTTTGACTTTAGTAAGACTTACGGTATAGAGGATCATATCATCAAATCAAACACTGGCCAGAATGGACACCCAGACATGTGTTTTGTCGAACTCCCTGGAGTGGAATTTCGGGCAG CTTCTGTAAACAGCCGCAAAGATAAGTCTTTAAGAGTGATGAGCCAGAAATTTGTGATGCTGTTTTTGGTGTCAACGCCTCAGATAGTAAGCCTAGAAATCGCTGCCAAGATTTTAATTGGGGAAGACCACGTGGAAGATCTGGATAGAAGCAAGTTTAAAA CAAAAATTAGGAGGTTGTATGATATAGCTAATGTTCTGAGTAGCCTGAATCTTATCAAGAAAGTTCATGTTACAGAAGAAAGAGGCCGAAAACCAGCTTTTAAATGGACAGGCCCAGAGATCAGTCCAAGTCCCAGTG GCCGGGGCCCagtcctccctctcccctgctccgaTCTGGAGGCGAAGCGTCCTTCGAAAGACAACTGTGCCAAAAACCTCTTCTCCACGCGTGGGAAACCCAACTTCACTCGACACCCATCTCTTATTAAACTGGTAAAGAGCATCGAAAGTGACCGGAGAAAGATCAATtctgcccccagcagccccatCAAGACCAACAAAG CTGAGAGTTCTCAGAATTCAGCACCCTTCCCAAGTAAAATGGCTCAACTCGCAGCTATTTGCAAAATGCAGTTAGAAGAGCAATCAAG TGAACCCAGAAAGAAAGTGAAGGTCCAGCTGGCAAGATCTGGGCACTGCAAACCTGTGGCCCCTCTGGACACCCCAGCAAATGCTGAGCTGGAACTGACGGCACCGTCCCTCATCCAGCCTCTGGGGGtggtccccctcctccccagccccttgtCACCTGCGGTGCCGGTGATCCTACCTCAGGCCCCTTCAGGCCCGTCCTATGCCATCTACCTGCAGCCTGCCCAAGCCCAGACCATGACGCCACCCCAAGGCCTGAGCCCCACAGTCTGCCCCACTCCCTCTTCTAAAGCTACACGATCAAAAGATGCCACAGATGCCACCTCCGAGAAGGCAGCGAGTGATGTCGCCAAGGCCAGTGCGTCCACCAGGCCCGGAAGCTTGCTGCCAGTGCCGGAGAGACCAGGTGCCAAGACCCGAGACAAGGAGCCAGCTGGAGAAAGAGGCTCAAAGAGGGCAAGCACGCTCGAGGACGGTGGttccaaaaagaaatttaaagaggaCCTAAAAGGACTTGAAAATGTCTCCGCG ACCCTGTTTCCATCAGGATACCTAATCCCTctcacccagtgctcgtccctgGGGGCAGAGTCCATTCTGTCTAGTAAAGAAAACTCCAGTACACTTTCCCCAAACCACAGGATCTACAGCTCCCCCATCACAG GTGTTATTCCAGTGACGTCATCCGAACTCACTGCTGTTAATTTTCCCTCTTTTCATGTAACACCTTTGAAGCTAATGGTCTCACCAACTTCGGTGGCAGCTGTGCCTGTCGGGAACAGCCCGGCTCTCGCTGGGAGCCACCCTGTTCCCGGCCAGACCCCAAGCTCAGCCATTGTAAACTTCACACTGCAGCACTTGGGACTCCTCTCCCCCAGTATGCAGGTGTCCGCCAGCCCTGGAGCTGTTCCCGTGTCTCCAAGACTAGAGGGCATTAGTGTCATGCCGGAAAGTGCAGGCACTCAGCAAGGAAGGGCCACCAGGTACGACTCGCCAGTGCCAGGCCAGAACCAACCAAATGGACAATCAGTTGCTGTGACGGGTTCACAACAG CCGGTTCCAATGACACCCAAAGGGTCACAGTCAGTGGCCGAAAGTTTCTTCCGGACCCCGGGTGGACCAGTGAAGCCGACAGGCCCATCCTGCATGGATTTCGATGGTGCTAAGAAAACCTCTGTAGGAGCTCTCTTTGTCCCACAGAGAAAACTGGAAGTCTCAACAGAGGATGTCCATTAA
- the E2F8 gene encoding transcription factor E2F8 isoform X2, with product MKTPLKESTAANIVLPDIQPDLGPLTTPTKPKEISQGEPWTPTANLKMLISAVSPEIRNRDQKRGLFDSRNGLPEAKDCLHEHLSGDEYEKSQPSRKEKSLGLLCHKFLARYPNYPNPAVNNDICLDEVAEELNVERRRIYDIVNVLESLHMVSRLAKNRYTWHGRHNLNKTLGTLKSVGEENKYAEQIMMIKKKEYEQEFDFSKTYGIEDHIIKSNTGQNGHPDMCFVELPGVEFRAASVNSRKDKSLRVMSQKFVMLFLVSTPQIVSLEIAAKILIGEDHVEDLDRSKFKTKIRRLYDIANVLSSLNLIKKVHVTEERGRKPAFKWTGPEISPSPSGRGPVLPLPCSDLEAKRPSKDNCAKNLFSTRGKPNFTRHPSLIKLVKSIESDRRKINSAPSSPIKTNKAESSQNSAPFPSKMAQLAAICKMQLEEQSSEPRKKVKVQLARSGHCKPVAPLDTPANAELELTAPSLIQPLGVVPLLPSPLSPAVPVILPQAPSGPSYAIYLQPAQAQTMTPPQGLSPTVCPTPSSKATRSKDATDATSEKAASDVAKASASTRPGSLLPVPERPGAKTRDKEPAGERGSKRASTLEDGGSKKKFKEDLKGLENVSATLFPSGYLIPLTQCSSLGAESILSSKENSSTLSPNHRIYSSPITGVIPVTSSELTAVNFPSFHVTPLKLMVSPTSVAAVPVGNSPALAGSHPVPGQTPSSAIVNFTLQHLGLLSPSMQVSASPGAVPVSPRLEGISVMPESAGTQQGRATRYDSPVPGQNQPNGQSVAVTGSQQPVPMTPKGSQSVAESFFRTPGGPVKPTGPSCMDFDGAKKTSVGALFVPQRKLEVSTEDVH from the exons ATGAAAACACCCCTGAAAGAATCCACTGCAGCAAATATAGTGTTGCCAGACATCCAGCCCGACTTGGGCCCTTTGACCACACCCACCAAACCCAAGGAAATCTCCCAGGGAGAACCGTGGACACCAACAGCCAACCTGAAAATGCTCATCAGTGCCGTGAGCCCCGAGATACGAAACAGAGATCAGAAAAGGGGGTTGTTTGACAGCAGAAATGGATTACCTGAGGCCAAAGATTGTTTACAT GAACACTTATCCGGAGATGAATATGAGAAATCCCAACCAAGTCGAAAAGAGAAGAGTTTAGGATTGTTGTGTCATAAGTTCTTAGCACGATATCCTAACTATCCCAACCCTGCTGTGAATAATGACATCTGCCTTGACGAAGTCGCCGAGGAACTTA ATGTTGAGCGGCGACGCATTTACGATATTGTGAACGTCCTAGAGAGCTTACACATGGTGAGCCGCCTCGCCAAAAACAGGTACACCTGGCACGGGCGACATAACCTCAACAAAACCCTGGGGACTCTGAAAAGCGTCGGGGAGGAGAACAAGTATGCGGAGCAGATTATGAtgatcaaaaagaaagaatatgaacaaGAGTTTGACTTTAGTAAGACTTACGGTATAGAGGATCATATCATCAAATCAAACACTGGCCAGAATGGACACCCAGACATGTGTTTTGTCGAACTCCCTGGAGTGGAATTTCGGGCAG CTTCTGTAAACAGCCGCAAAGATAAGTCTTTAAGAGTGATGAGCCAGAAATTTGTGATGCTGTTTTTGGTGTCAACGCCTCAGATAGTAAGCCTAGAAATCGCTGCCAAGATTTTAATTGGGGAAGACCACGTGGAAGATCTGGATAGAAGCAAGTTTAAAA CAAAAATTAGGAGGTTGTATGATATAGCTAATGTTCTGAGTAGCCTGAATCTTATCAAGAAAGTTCATGTTACAGAAGAAAGAGGCCGAAAACCAGCTTTTAAATGGACAGGCCCAGAGATCAGTCCAAGTCCCAGTG GCCGGGGCCCagtcctccctctcccctgctccgaTCTGGAGGCGAAGCGTCCTTCGAAAGACAACTGTGCCAAAAACCTCTTCTCCACGCGTGGGAAACCCAACTTCACTCGACACCCATCTCTTATTAAACTGGTAAAGAGCATCGAAAGTGACCGGAGAAAGATCAATtctgcccccagcagccccatCAAGACCAACAAAG CTGAGAGTTCTCAGAATTCAGCACCCTTCCCAAGTAAAATGGCTCAACTCGCAGCTATTTGCAAAATGCAGTTAGAAGAGCAATCAAG TGAACCCAGAAAGAAAGTGAAGGTCCAGCTGGCAAGATCTGGGCACTGCAAACCTGTGGCCCCTCTGGACACCCCAGCAAATGCTGAGCTGGAACTGACGGCACCGTCCCTCATCCAGCCTCTGGGGGtggtccccctcctccccagccccttgtCACCTGCGGTGCCGGTGATCCTACCTCAGGCCCCTTCAGGCCCGTCCTATGCCATCTACCTGCAGCCTGCCCAAGCCCAGACCATGACGCCACCCCAAGGCCTGAGCCCCACAGTCTGCCCCACTCCCTCTTCTAAAGCTACACGATCAAAAGATGCCACAGATGCCACCTCCGAGAAGGCAGCGAGTGATGTCGCCAAGGCCAGTGCGTCCACCAGGCCCGGAAGCTTGCTGCCAGTGCCGGAGAGACCAGGTGCCAAGACCCGAGACAAGGAGCCAGCTGGAGAAAGAGGCTCAAAGAGGGCAAGCACGCTCGAGGACGGTGGttccaaaaagaaatttaaagaggaCCTAAAAGGACTTGAAAATGTCTCCGCG ACCCTGTTTCCATCAGGATACCTAATCCCTctcacccagtgctcgtccctgGGGGCAGAGTCCATTCTGTCTAGTAAAGAAAACTCCAGTACACTTTCCCCAAACCACAGGATCTACAGCTCCCCCATCACAG GTGTTATTCCAGTGACGTCATCCGAACTCACTGCTGTTAATTTTCCCTCTTTTCATGTAACACCTTTGAAGCTAATGGTCTCACCAACTTCGGTGGCAGCTGTGCCTGTCGGGAACAGCCCGGCTCTCGCTGGGAGCCACCCTGTTCCCGGCCAGACCCCAAGCTCAGCCATTGTAAACTTCACACTGCAGCACTTGGGACTCCTCTCCCCCAGTATGCAGGTGTCCGCCAGCCCTGGAGCTGTTCCCGTGTCTCCAAGACTAGAGGGCATTAGTGTCATGCCGGAAAGTGCAGGCACTCAGCAAGGAAGGGCCACCAGGTACGACTCGCCAGTGCCAGGCCAGAACCAACCAAATGGACAATCAGTTGCTGTGACGGGTTCACAACAG CCGGTTCCAATGACACCCAAAGGGTCACAGTCAGTGGCCGAAAGTTTCTTCCGGACCCCGGGTGGACCAGTGAAGCCGACAGGCCCATCCTGCATGGATTTCGATGGTGCTAAGAAAACCTCTGTAGGAGCTCTCTTTGTCCCACAGAGAAAACTGGAAGTCTCAACAGAGGATGTCCATTAA